The Chryseobacterium shigense region ATTTCTCTGGAAACTCCAAAGTACTGTGCAGAATTCCCGATCATTGAATTAGAAAGGTTTCCGTGATTGATCTTCGTGTTTTCCTGTATCAAAGAGTTCTCAATATTGGAATTTACAATGACCGTATTATTCCCTAATGAAACTCCCGGGCCTATTTTAGAATTGGAAATTTTTACATTTTCACCAATAAAACACGGCTGGATAATCAGCGAGTTTTCAATAACTGCAGATTTCGGGTAATTAAGCATTTCTTCTCTCTCGTATTCAAGGATTTTGCTGTTGGTTTCTACGGTGGCATTTTTATTTCCGCAGTCCATCCAGTCATTTACCTTTCCTAAAGTAAACTTCGCTCCTTTTGACCTAAGGTTTTCCAAAGCAGTAGTCAACTGGTATTCGCCCCCGTTTTTAATATTATTATCCATGATATAATTGATCTCGTTCATCAGTTTTTCAGCACTGTTGAAGTAATAGATACCGATGATGGCAAGATCTGAAACGAAAGTCTGAGGCTTTTCAACGAAATCCGTAATAAAGCCATAGTTGTCCAGTTTTACCACTCCGAAGGCAGACGGATCTTCTACACTTTTTACCCAGATCACTCCGTCAGAATTTTTATCAAGCTGGAAATCTGCACGGAAAAGCGTATCTGCAAAAGCGATCACTACATCTCCCTGCATGGAGTCTTCTGCACATTTAATGGCGTGTGCCGTTCCAAGCGGATCATTCTGGTAGTATATACTGCCTTTTGCTCCCAGTTTTTCGGCTATCTGAAGTAAAGATTTTTCAATCTCCGGTCCGAAATCCCCAATGATAAATGCTACTTCTTCAATTTTTTCACCAGCTACTTTGGCAATATCTTCTACCAGTCTTTGTACGATAGGTTTTCCTGCAATAGGAATAAGAGGTTTTGGAACTGTCAGAGTATGTGGACGTAATCTGGAACCACGTCCAGCCATAGGAACAATTATTTTCATAGATTATATGACAATGTTTTTATTTGTTATTTTTTTAATTTGTTCAGGCTAAAGGTAATAATTAAAATCATTGGTAATCCTAATAATTATCATCTTTATCGATCTCCTGCTTAATTTTT contains the following coding sequences:
- a CDS encoding sugar phosphate nucleotidyltransferase, producing the protein MKIIVPMAGRGSRLRPHTLTVPKPLIPIAGKPIVQRLVEDIAKVAGEKIEEVAFIIGDFGPEIEKSLLQIAEKLGAKGSIYYQNDPLGTAHAIKCAEDSMQGDVVIAFADTLFRADFQLDKNSDGVIWVKSVEDPSAFGVVKLDNYGFITDFVEKPQTFVSDLAIIGIYYFNSAEKLMNEINYIMDNNIKNGGEYQLTTALENLRSKGAKFTLGKVNDWMDCGNKNATVETNSKILEYEREEMLNYPKSAVIENSLIIQPCFIGENVKISNSKIGPGVSLGNNTVIVNSNIENSLIQENTKINHGNLSNSMIGNSAQYFGVSREISLGDYSVLDFLSR